Proteins co-encoded in one uncultured Draconibacterium sp. genomic window:
- a CDS encoding radical SAM protein — protein MDSNVLEILRIYFDNEELKNTLLLERNNYSSLIIDLSVSHKCNLKCKHCYYGESTLCNKELELDEWISLINNWHSVGCRHFHISGKESSLDKKTMLIIRYIKTTFPDTFCGVISNGSGSSEYYSQISSYIDYIEFSIDGFKNNHDYLRGKGNFNNTIKSIKAIQKLINPSKISISTSLYKRNYKSYAELTRQLASIGITRFFAAPILPLGNATRMQQELIDQSQFSETILSLNTLLHSKPLDINTFFCIQHHSLTDFWNNDSLIKKICQKYLSEGEDPIIKASSNIIQFSLDFFNLPFYRQLCVSADGFILPKVDIDYNDTALKDTFLRYKQGNFEAILQKRSRVITDIINSF, from the coding sequence ATGGACAGTAATGTATTGGAAATTTTAAGAATATATTTTGACAATGAAGAATTAAAAAACACTTTATTGCTCGAACGAAACAATTACTCTTCTTTAATAATTGATTTATCAGTTAGCCATAAATGTAATCTAAAATGTAAGCATTGTTATTATGGCGAGTCAACCTTATGCAACAAAGAACTAGAACTTGACGAATGGATTAGCCTAATTAACAATTGGCATTCTGTTGGATGCCGACACTTCCATATTTCGGGCAAAGAAAGTTCACTTGACAAAAAGACTATGCTAATAATTCGATATATAAAAACCACCTTTCCTGATACATTTTGCGGAGTAATATCTAATGGAAGTGGCAGTTCAGAATACTACTCCCAAATATCTAGCTATATTGATTATATTGAATTCAGTATAGATGGTTTCAAAAACAACCATGATTATTTAAGAGGAAAAGGTAACTTTAACAACACAATAAAAAGCATTAAAGCAATACAAAAACTGATCAACCCATCAAAAATTAGCATCTCAACGTCACTATACAAGCGCAACTATAAATCTTATGCGGAATTGACGCGCCAACTAGCTTCAATTGGAATTACTAGATTTTTTGCTGCACCTATTCTTCCGCTTGGAAATGCTACAAGAATGCAGCAAGAACTAATTGATCAATCTCAGTTTTCAGAAACAATCTTATCTTTGAATACGTTATTGCATAGCAAGCCTCTTGACATCAACACTTTCTTCTGTATTCAGCATCATTCATTAACTGACTTTTGGAATAACGACTCATTAATAAAAAAAATCTGTCAGAAATATTTATCAGAAGGAGAAGATCCAATCATAAAAGCGAGCTCAAATATCATTCAGTTTTCGCTTGACTTTTTCAATCTACCTTTTTACAGACAATTGTGTGTCAGTGCTGATGGATTTATTCTGCCCAAAGTTGATATAGATTACAACGACACTGCTCTAAAAGACACATTTTTAAGATATAAACAAGGAAATTTTGAAGCTATTCTTCAAAAACGTAGCAGAGTTATTACAGACATAATTAATTCATTTTAA
- a CDS encoding superoxide dismutase [Ni], with protein sequence MKKITQVFSVALIMGIITLSSFQAKAHCEIPCGIYGDSVRIALLYEHIETIEKSMNQINELSKSENPDYNQLVRWVMNKEEHAKEMQEIVSQYFLHQRVKITSSADEAAYRKYAKQLELLHHISVFAMKSKQSTGLSIIDTLREKLHLFEHAYFGDDH encoded by the coding sequence ATGAAAAAAATTACACAAGTTTTTTCCGTAGCCTTAATAATGGGTATAATTACACTTTCAAGTTTTCAGGCAAAAGCACATTGCGAAATTCCTTGTGGAATTTATGGCGACTCGGTTCGCATTGCCCTGTTATACGAGCACATTGAAACCATTGAAAAATCGATGAACCAGATCAACGAATTATCAAAATCGGAAAATCCCGATTACAATCAGCTGGTTCGTTGGGTAATGAACAAAGAAGAGCATGCCAAAGAAATGCAGGAAATTGTTAGCCAGTATTTTTTGCACCAACGTGTAAAAATAACCTCATCGGCCGACGAGGCTGCTTATCGCAAATATGCAAAACAACTGGAACTGTTACACCACATTTCGGTTTTTGCAATGAAGAGTAAACAAAGCACCGGTTTAAGCATTATTGATACACTGCGCGAAAAGCTTCACCTTTTTGAGCATGCCTATTTTGGCGACGATCATTAA
- a CDS encoding site-specific integrase produces MNASISVICYKSKTLANGEHPLMVRITKMGKRTYQSLGLSIHPKYWDFKRNQPKRNYPNKEELQNLITTKKNEFQKTILELNITQKEYSVGTVKDKIGKPKTVKMVDQVFLEYIDSLKQSKRLRYAESCKLVYNSLIHFNKHLNIYFSEIDLSWLRKYEKWLQSQKLAINTVGIRFRTLRTIYNYAIVENHVSAECYPFKKFKVSKFQQATAKRSLTKKDIDKVLNYIASNKNQQLAIDIFTFSYLMGGINFVDIANLTQESIIDDRLIYIRKKTGKLIKMPLHVKAVEIMQKYINNRSRYIFPILFNHHKTELQKTNRVNKITSKINKQLKEVGKELGLPIDLTTYVARHSFATVLKRAGVSTSLISESLGHSSEKVTQFYLDSFENKQFNEAMKHLL; encoded by the coding sequence ATGAATGCATCTATTAGCGTTATTTGTTACAAGTCAAAAACCTTGGCGAACGGAGAACACCCATTAATGGTTAGAATCACTAAAATGGGTAAAAGAACTTATCAAAGTCTTGGACTCTCAATCCATCCAAAATACTGGGACTTCAAGCGAAACCAACCTAAACGAAATTACCCGAATAAGGAAGAACTACAAAACCTAATTACTACAAAGAAAAATGAATTTCAGAAAACGATTTTAGAGTTAAATATTACTCAAAAAGAATACTCTGTTGGGACAGTAAAAGACAAAATAGGTAAACCAAAAACAGTAAAAATGGTAGACCAAGTCTTTTTAGAATATATTGATAGCCTAAAACAGTCGAAAAGGTTACGTTATGCAGAATCCTGTAAACTGGTTTATAACTCGTTAATCCACTTCAATAAACATCTAAACATTTATTTTTCTGAAATTGATCTTAGTTGGCTTCGTAAATACGAAAAATGGCTGCAATCGCAAAAGCTTGCAATTAATACTGTTGGAATACGGTTTAGAACTTTAAGGACTATTTATAATTATGCAATAGTAGAAAATCATGTAAGTGCTGAATGTTATCCTTTTAAGAAATTTAAAGTTTCAAAATTTCAGCAGGCTACCGCTAAACGCTCTTTAACCAAAAAGGATATTGATAAGGTTCTTAATTATATTGCATCCAATAAAAACCAACAATTAGCAATTGACATATTTACTTTTTCCTACTTAATGGGCGGAATAAATTTTGTCGATATTGCTAACCTTACACAAGAATCCATAATTGACGATAGGCTCATTTATATCCGCAAAAAAACAGGAAAGCTTATAAAAATGCCTCTACATGTAAAAGCGGTTGAGATAATGCAGAAGTACATCAATAATCGCAGTAGATACATATTTCCAATTCTTTTTAATCACCATAAAACGGAGCTACAAAAAACAAATAGAGTAAATAAAATTACTAGCAAAATAAACAAACAGCTTAAAGAGGTTGGAAAAGAATTAGGCCTACCTATTGATTTAACTACCTATGTTGCAAGACACTCATTTGCAACTGTTTTGAAAAGGGCTGGCGTTTCAACTTCTTTAATTAGTGAATCTTTGGGGCATAGCTCTGAAAAGGTTACACAGTTTTATTTAGATAGCTTTGAGAATAAGCAATTTAATGAAGCCATGAAACATTTGCTCTAA